The genomic stretch GGCCGACCTCACGCTGGTCGAGGGCTTCCGCCGCGAGGACATCCCGCGCCTCGAGGTGTACCGCCCGGCGCATGGGCGTGCGCCTTACTATCCCTGCGATCCTTCGATCGTCGCGGTAGCGACCGATGCGCAGCTCGACACCTTGCTGCCTTGCCTGCCGCTGGACGACATCGCGCGGGTGGGGCAGTTCATCCTGGCCATGCGCGGCCGCAACCACCTGGACCCGCTTGGCTCCGGTACTTTCCCCAGAACGCTCGACATGGCTGCCGCCTGACGGCAGCCGTTATGCCGCATGTGCGCGATGCCGGGTCTCGAGACTGCGCGAGCAAGCGCGCCGCTAGTGCGCGCTCCGCCACCCGCCCCGCCACCCGCCTCGACAATTTCCGCAAGGCGGCTATCTTAAGGGTGTCAGTACCGGCGCCGTCGGCGCTGCTGCTTGCCCGCTTGCGGCAAGCAGCAGCCCCCCGCCAGCCCCGGACCCGGCCCCAAGCGAATGAACGAGGACTCACCCCCGCGGCAGAACTACGAGGATGCCTTGCTCGGCATCGTGGGGGAGATGTCTACCGCTATGCGGCCGCAGTCGGAAGCGGGCGCAGCGGCGGCACCGTCGATGGACAGCGCGCTCGAGGCCGAGCTCGGCTTCGACAGCCTGACGCGCGCCGAACTGCTGACCCGCATCGAACAGCGCTTCGGCGTCAGCCTGCCGGAGCAGGTGCTGGCCCAGGCCGACACCCCGCGCGCGCTGCTGCGCGCCGTGCTCGCCGCCCGCGACCTGCCGCCCGGCGCCGAGGCCTCGCCCGCGCGGCGGGCCAGCGCGGCACCGGCCGACGCTGCGGCGCAGGCGCCCGATGGCGCCGCCACGCTCACCGAGGTGCTGCGCTGGCACCTGCACCGCCATCCCGACCGCACCCACATCGTCCTGCACAGCGGCGACGGCGAAGATGTGCCGATCACCTTTGCGCAACTTCACCGCCGCGCCGGTGCCGTGGCCGCCGGCCTGGCCGCGCGCGGCGTGCGCGCCGGCACCACCGTGGCACTGATGCTGCCCACCTGCGCGGAATATTTCTACTGCTTTGCCGGCATCCTGATGGCCGGCGGGATCCCCGTGCCGCTCTATCCGCCAGCGCGGCTCGCGCAGATCGGCGACCACCTGCAGCGCCACGCCGGCATCCTGGCCAACGCGCAGGCGCCGATCCTGATCACGGTGGCCGAGGCCCGGCCGCTGGCCGCGCTGCTCAAGGCCGGCACCGGCACGCTGCAGAGCGTGCTGACGCCCGCGGAGGTAGAGGACGCCGCCGCGGCGCCGGTCCATGCGATGCTGCGCGCGCACGACATCGCGCTGCTGCAGTACACCTCCGGCAGCACCGGCTCGCCCAAGGGCGTGGTGCTGACGCATGCCAACCTGCTGGCCAACCTGCGCGCGATGGGCACGGCACTGTCGGTCGACTCGCGCGATGTCTTTGTCAGCTGGCTGCCGCTGTATCACGACATGGGCCTGATCGGCGCCTGGCTCGGCAGCCTGTACTACGCGTTTCCGCTGGTGGCGATGTCGCCGCTCACGTTCCTGGCGCGGCCGGAGCGCTGGCTGTGGGCGATCCACCAGTACCGGGGCACGCTGTCGGGCGGGCCGAACTTTGCCTATGAGCTGTGCCTGCACAAGCTGGCCCACGCCGACCTGTCGGGGCTGGACCTGTCGAGCTGGCGCTTCGCCTTCAACGGCGCCGAGCCGGTCAGCCTGCAGACGATGCGCAGGTTCACGGCGCGCTTCGCCCGTCACGGCCTGCGCGCGCAGGCCGCGGCGCCGGTCTATGGGCTGGCGGAAGCCTCGGTGGGCCTGACCTTCCCGCCGCCGGGACGCGAGCTGGCCGCCGACCGCATCGACCGCGCCGCATTCGCGCGCACAGCGCGCGCCGTTCCCGCCGCAACGGAGGGATCCGCTGTAGCGGACGAGCGGGACGTGATGGAGATCCCATCATGCGGCCGGCCGCTGCCCGGCCACGACCTCCGCATCATCGACGCCAGCGGCCGCGAACTGCCCGAACGGCAGGAGGGCCTGCTGCAGTTCCGCGGGCCATCGGCCACCGGCGGATATTTCCGCAACCCGGAACAGACGCGCCAGCTGTTTGACCGGGGCTGGCTCAACACCGGCGACTACGCCTATCTTGCCGGCGGCGAGCTCTTCATCACCGGGCGCGCCAAGGAGACCATCGTCCGCGGCGGCCGCAACCTCTATCCCTACGAAGTGGAGCAGGCCATCGGCGCCATCCCCGGCATCCGCAAGGGCTGCGTGGCGGTGTTCGGCTGCCCCGATCCTGACAGCGGCACCGAGCATATCGTGGTGATGGCCGAGACCGCCGCCACCGACGAGCCGGCGCGCCGCGCGCTGCAACGGCAGGTGTTGAAGACCGCGCTCGATGTGCTCGGCTTGCCGCCGGACCATGTCGTGCTGGTGCCGCCGCACACCATCCTGAAGACGTCGAGCGGCAAGATCCGGCGCGCCGCCTGCCGCGAGCGCTTCCAGCATGGCGGCAGCGGCCTGGCGCAGGCCGCGCCGTGGCTGCAGCTTGCGCACTTCGGCTGGCAGGCACTGCTGCCGCAGCTGCGGCGCGGCCGTCATGCCGCCGCCGGGCTGTCCTACGCCTTGTACGCCTGGCTACTGTTCGCCGCGATGGCGCCGGTGACGTGCCTGGCTTCGGTGGCGATGCACCGCCCTGCCATGGGCTGGTCCCTCAGCCACCACGCCGCCCGGCTGCTGCTGCGGCTGGCCGCGGTGCCATGGCGGGTGCAGGGGCTGGAGTGCCTGCCACGCCAGCGCGCCTGCGTGCTGGTATCGAACCATGCCAGCTACCTCGACGGCCTGATGCTGGTCGCGGCGCTGCCGATGCCGGTATGCGTGGTGGCCAAGCAGGAGCTGCAAGCGCAGCGCATCCCGGGCGCCTACCTGTCGAGCATCGGGGCCGACTTTGTCGACCGCTTCGACCATGTGCGCGAATCCGAGGCCATCGAACGGCTGGTCGCGGCGCTGCGCGACGGCCGCTCCGCGCTGCTGTTCCCGGAAGGCACCTTCGGCCGCGAGCCCGGGCTGCAGCGGTTCCGCTCGGGCGCCTTCGTCGCCGCCGCCCGGGCCGGCGCGCCGGTGGTGCCGGTCGCGCTGCGGGGCACCCGCTCGGTGCTGCGCGACGGCCAGTGGCTGCCGCGCCGCGGCCCGGTCAGCGTGGTCATCGGCCGGCCGCTGGCCCCGGAAGGACAGGACTGGCGCGCGGCCATGCGGCTGCGCAACGCGGCCCGCGCGGAGATCCTGCACTACTGCGGCGAATCTGATGCACTGCGCGATGCACTGCGCGATGCACCGCGCGATGCACCGCGCGTGAAGGCCCAGCCTGCGCGGCCCGGCCTCGCGCGGCGGCTGCCATGATCCCTGCCGGCCGGACCGGACGCCAGCCACCGGCCGATTCAACCTCCGTCTCATCCTGAGGCAATGGACACCTTTGCCACCGCTCCGATGTGGGCCGGATTCCTGCTGCTGGTGCTGGGCACCCTGTTCGTCGACATCTTCGTCCTGGGCGGACGGCATGCGCACCGCGTTTCCACGCGCGAGGCGCTCGGCTGGACCCTCACCTGGATGACGCTGGCGGCGCTGTTCGGCGTCGCGCTCTGGTGGGTGGTGGCAAACGACGCCGGCCACGACGCGGCCTATCGCAAGGTGCTGGAGTTCTATACCGGCTACCTGATCGAGCTGTCGCTGTCGATCGACAACATGTTCGTGTTCGCGATGATCTTCAGCTACTTCGCCGTGCCGCCGGAATTGCAGCGCCGCGTGCTGCTGCTCGGCGTGCTGGGCGCGATCCTGATGCGCGCCGCGATGATCCTGATGGGGGTATGGCTGATCAGCCAGTTCGCCTGGATCCTTTACGTGTTCGGCGTGTTTCTGGTGATCACCGGCATCAAGATGCTGTTCATGTCGCGGCATCCGTCCGACCTCGGGCGCAATCCCATCGTCCGCTTCCTGTGCACCCATATGCGCATCACCTCGGACTACCACGGCGAACACTTCTTCGTTCGCATCGGCGGCCT from Cupriavidus nantongensis encodes the following:
- a CDS encoding TerC family protein — protein: MDTFATAPMWAGFLLLVLGTLFVDIFVLGGRHAHRVSTREALGWTLTWMTLAALFGVALWWVVANDAGHDAAYRKVLEFYTGYLIELSLSIDNMFVFAMIFSYFAVPPELQRRVLLLGVLGAILMRAAMILMGVWLISQFAWILYVFGVFLVITGIKMLFMSRHPSDLGRNPIVRFLCTHMRITSDYHGEHFFVRIGGLRYATPMFVVVLLVEATDLVFAVDSIPAIFAVTTDPFIVFTSNIFAIMGLRALYFLLANLAAHFHYLKYGLAVVLAFIGAKMLAEPWFHVPVHWSLGAVAMTLFIAVLLSQARTRRAAAAGDQPGPGGTPRGREAGNRRT
- a CDS encoding AMP-binding protein, with the translated sequence MNEDSPPRQNYEDALLGIVGEMSTAMRPQSEAGAAAAPSMDSALEAELGFDSLTRAELLTRIEQRFGVSLPEQVLAQADTPRALLRAVLAARDLPPGAEASPARRASAAPADAAAQAPDGAATLTEVLRWHLHRHPDRTHIVLHSGDGEDVPITFAQLHRRAGAVAAGLAARGVRAGTTVALMLPTCAEYFYCFAGILMAGGIPVPLYPPARLAQIGDHLQRHAGILANAQAPILITVAEARPLAALLKAGTGTLQSVLTPAEVEDAAAAPVHAMLRAHDIALLQYTSGSTGSPKGVVLTHANLLANLRAMGTALSVDSRDVFVSWLPLYHDMGLIGAWLGSLYYAFPLVAMSPLTFLARPERWLWAIHQYRGTLSGGPNFAYELCLHKLAHADLSGLDLSSWRFAFNGAEPVSLQTMRRFTARFARHGLRAQAAAPVYGLAEASVGLTFPPPGRELAADRIDRAAFARTARAVPAATEGSAVADERDVMEIPSCGRPLPGHDLRIIDASGRELPERQEGLLQFRGPSATGGYFRNPEQTRQLFDRGWLNTGDYAYLAGGELFITGRAKETIVRGGRNLYPYEVEQAIGAIPGIRKGCVAVFGCPDPDSGTEHIVVMAETAATDEPARRALQRQVLKTALDVLGLPPDHVVLVPPHTILKTSSGKIRRAACRERFQHGGSGLAQAAPWLQLAHFGWQALLPQLRRGRHAAAGLSYALYAWLLFAAMAPVTCLASVAMHRPAMGWSLSHHAARLLLRLAAVPWRVQGLECLPRQRACVLVSNHASYLDGLMLVAALPMPVCVVAKQELQAQRIPGAYLSSIGADFVDRFDHVRESEAIERLVAALRDGRSALLFPEGTFGREPGLQRFRSGAFVAAARAGAPVVPVALRGTRSVLRDGQWLPRRGPVSVVIGRPLAPEGQDWRAAMRLRNAARAEILHYCGESDALRDALRDAPRDAPRVKAQPARPGLARRLP